From the genome of Labedella gwakjiensis:
CGTCGCAGGACTCATGCGCGACCTCGTCGCGGAGCTCGGCGCCGGGATGCTCTTCATCTCCCACGACCTCGCCGTGGTGCAGCGCATCGCCGACCGCACCCTCGTGATGTACGCGGGTCGCGTGATGGAGTCGGGCGACACGGCGGCGATGTGGGCGGCCCCGCAGCACCCGTACACGCGGTCGCTGCTCGCGGCGATCCCGAAGCCGGACGGCGCCGGCCGCATCCCCGCGTCGCCCACGGCTGAGGAACGCGCCTCCTGGACCGCCATCCCGCCGATCACCGCTTGACCCACACCCCCGCACCCCACACCCCACCGTCCCTCACGCCCCCCACCCCACCCACGTGCAGCTTTTGAGCGCATATCCCCCGGTGTACCGCAGGATGTGCGCTCAAAAGCTGCATCTTGCGGGCGCGGGGGGGGGTGCGGTGCGGTGTGGGGCGGGGTCAGCGGCGGGTGCGGAAGGCGTGCCAGGCGCCCGTGGACCAGAGGGCCCACAGCACGAGGACCGGCTGGAAGATCAGGCGGATGCCGCGGGCCGTGTCGGACGTGAGACCGAACGCGTCGACCTTGTTGACGAACTGCGAGATGTTGCCGGGGAAGATCGCCACGAAGAAGGCCGCGACGGCCCAGCCCACGAGCGTCCGCTTCTTCTTCGCGAGAAGGAGCGCGCTCCCGAGTGTGATCTCCACGACACCGGATGCGAGCACCGTCGTGTCCTCGCTGAGCGGCACGAAGTCCGGGACCTGGGCCGTGAACTCGTCGCGAGCGAAGGTCAGGTGGCTGATCCCCGCGAAGGCGAGGAACGAACCGAGGACGATCCGCCCGATCGTGCGTCGCGTGCGCGACCCGCTCGAGATCGATCGGTTCCTGCGCGAGTACTTTTTCCGTGCCGACATGTGCACCTCCGCGCGCCAGCCTAAGCGCGGTTCCCGACCACGACCTGCCGGTTGACCAAACGTGCGCCGGTTGATGAAGGACGGCCGTCGCAGCACCCTCGACGACCCGAAGGACCGTCGCCCGGCCGGTGCGGGTGACCAGCGCTCGACGGACCCTGACCTGCCCCGGTCAGTGGGCGTCGCGGTCGCGGCGGGCGTAGGCCGCGAGGAGGGTGCGCTCCGACTGGACGAGGTACGCGTCGAGATCGTCGGCCGCCTCGTCCGAACGGCCATCCGTGTAGGAGCGCAGCACGCTCACGTTGCGGTCCACGTACGGCGCGTGCAGGTACTCGGGGTCGTCGACGAGACCGAAGGCGAGCCGCAGCTCCGCTGAGACGTTCGCGTAGACGCGGTCGAGCCGCGCACTGTCGGCGAGGGACACGATCGCACGGTGAAACTCCATGTTCGCGGTGCCCACCGTGGCCCAGTCACCCGCTTCGCGCGCGGCGAGCGCCGAATCGACCGCGGCGGAGAGGGCGCGTCCGGCCGGGTGACGAGACGGCGCGGACCGCAGCGCCTGCACCTCGATCATGCGGCGCACCCGATAGATGTCGATGATCGAGGCGAGCGACGGCACCGCCACGATCACGCCGGCGTGCGGCCTCCGCACGAGCAGCCCCTCCTGCGTCAGCATGCGGAGCGCCTCGCGCAGCGTGTTCCGCGAGACACCGAAGTCCTCGACGAGAGCCGCCTCGGAGAGGCGCGAACCGGGCGTGTACTCGCCCGAGATGATCGCCGCGCGGATGCCCGCCGCCACCGTCTCGGCGCGATCGAGGACCTCGTCGTCGGACGAGGGGGGCACGACGGCGCGGGATGCCGCGGGGCGCTGAGTCATGCTCGGAGCCTACCCGGCACCACCCCCACGGGATCGAGGAACGAAACATCGACGTAACGAACTCTTTACACGAAAGATCGTTCAACAACTTCCCTTCACGTGTTCGACAGTTCTAGTCTGGGTCGCACCCCCGGCCGGCATTGCCCCGTTCCGTCTTCGGCCACCATCGGCACCATCTCTTCGAACAGGATCTGGACAATGACCGAATCGACCACACCGGCCGCGGCGACGCCCGAGGACCTCAAGGCCTTCGCGAAGTCGCGCCGCCGCTCCCTCCTCGGAGCCCTCTTCCTCATGGCCACGTCAGCCATCGGCCCCGGCTTCATCACGCAGACCGCCACCTTCACGGCCCAGCTCGGTGCGGCGTTCGCGTTCGGAATCCTCGCGTCGGTGCTCATCGACCTCGCCGTGCAGCTCAACATCTGGCGCATGGTCACGGTGACGGGCAAGCGCGCGAGCGTGCTCGCTAACGAGGCGCTCGTCGGCAGCGGCTACGTGCTCGCCGTCCTCATCGTTCTCGGCGGGCTCGTTTTCAACATCGGGAACATCGCCGGCGCCGGCCTCGGACTCAACACGCTCTTCGGCATCGACCCGAAGATCGGCGGCATCATCAGCGCGGCGATCGGCATCGCGATCTTCCTCGTGAAGCGCGCGGGTGTCGTCGTCGATCGCGTGGTCGTGATCGCCGGCATCGTGATGATCGTCCTCACCGTGATCGTCGCCGTGATCTCGCAGCCGCCCATGGGCGACGCGATCCGCCAGACCGTGTGGCCCGACGAGATCAACTTCGCCACCATCACCACGATCGTGGGCGGCACGGTCGGCGGCTACATCACCTACGCCGGCGCTCACAAGCTCCTCGACAGCGGCACGGCCGGCGTCGAGAACATCAAGGAGGTCAACCGCGCGGCCCTCAGCGGCATCCTCGTGACCGGCGTGATGCGCTACGTCCTCTTCCTCGCGATCCTCGGCGTCGTGGCGAGCGGCGTGGTCCTCGACACCACCGGAAACCCCGGCGCTCAGGCCTTCGAGTCCGCGGCCGGCGAGGCCGGGCTGCGCATCTTCGGCGCGATCTTCTGGATCGCCGCGATCACGAGCGTCATCGGCGCCGCGTACACCTCGGTGTCGTTCCTCCCCGTGTTCTCGAAGAAGATCGTCGGCCGCGTGGCCGACTACTGGACCGTCGGCTTCATCGTCGTCTCGCTCGCCGTGTACCTGGCGCTCGGCACGGCGCCGGCCACGCTGCTCGTCTTCGTCGGCGGACTCAACGGCCTCATCCTGCCGATCGGCCTCACCCTCTTCATGTACATCGGCTGGTTCCGACCGAAGGTGCTCGGTGGGTACCGTTACCCGAAGTGGCTCCTGATCATCGGGACGCTCGCCGCGGCGGTCACGTGGTACATGGCCGTGAACGCGGTCGGCCCGATCTTCGCCCTCATCACGGGCTGATCCCCGCCACCCGCACCACCGAAGCACGACAGGACAACGGAGGACACCATGACCGTCGACCTCAACAGCGACCTCGGCGAAGGCTTCGGGCGCTGGTCGCTCGGCGACGACGCCCGCATGCTCGAGATCGTGTCGAGCGCGAACATCGCCTGCGGCTTCCACGCGGGCGACCCCGTGGGCATCCGCGAGACGGTGCGCGGCGCGGTCGCGTCGGGCGTGACCATCGGCGCGCACGTGGGTTACCGCGATCTGGCGGGCTTCGGACGGCGGAACATGGATGTGGCGAGCGCCGACCTCGTGGCCGACGTGATCTACCAGATCGGGGCGCTGCAGGCGATCACACGAGCGGAGGGCGGCGAGGTCACGTACGTGAAGCCGCATGGTGCGCTCTACAACATGATCGCGCACGACGAGCGGCAGGCGCGGGACGTCGTCGAGGCCGTGGCCGCCGTCGACGCACGGCTCGTGCTCCTCGGCCTGCCGGGCAGCGTCGTGCTGCGCGAGGCGGAGGCGCGGGGTCTGCCGACGGCCACCGAGGCCTTCGCCGATCGCGCCTACACGCCCGAGGGCACGCTCGTGTCCCGGCGCGAGCCGGGCTCGGTGCTGCACGACGCGGACGACATCGCCCGCCGCATGGTGACACTCGTGACCGAGGGCACCGTCACCGCGATCGACGGCAGCGTCGTCTCCGTGCGCGCCGACTCGCTGTGCGTGCACGGAGACAGCCCCGGTGCGACCGAGATGGCGGCGCGCGTGCGCGAGGCGCTCACGGAGGCCGGGATCGGGATCGAGTCGTTCGCTCCCACCCTCGGCGGGAGCGGGCTCAGCGGCGACGGACGGGCGTCGGCGACGGGGAGCGTCGTCCCCTCGTGACCGTCCGCGTGCTCCCGGTCCGCGACGACGCGGTCCTCGTCGAACTCGCCGACCTCGACGAGACGCTCGCCCTCGCGGCGTCGCTCGAGGC
Proteins encoded in this window:
- a CDS encoding NRAMP family divalent metal transporter, whose amino-acid sequence is MTESTTPAAATPEDLKAFAKSRRRSLLGALFLMATSAIGPGFITQTATFTAQLGAAFAFGILASVLIDLAVQLNIWRMVTVTGKRASVLANEALVGSGYVLAVLIVLGGLVFNIGNIAGAGLGLNTLFGIDPKIGGIISAAIGIAIFLVKRAGVVVDRVVVIAGIVMIVLTVIVAVISQPPMGDAIRQTVWPDEINFATITTIVGGTVGGYITYAGAHKLLDSGTAGVENIKEVNRAALSGILVTGVMRYVLFLAILGVVASGVVLDTTGNPGAQAFESAAGEAGLRIFGAIFWIAAITSVIGAAYTSVSFLPVFSKKIVGRVADYWTVGFIVVSLAVYLALGTAPATLLVFVGGLNGLILPIGLTLFMYIGWFRPKVLGGYRYPKWLLIIGTLAAAVTWYMAVNAVGPIFALITG
- a CDS encoding DoxX family protein, with protein sequence MSARKKYSRRNRSISSGSRTRRTIGRIVLGSFLAFAGISHLTFARDEFTAQVPDFVPLSEDTTVLASGVVEITLGSALLLAKKKRTLVGWAVAAFFVAIFPGNISQFVNKVDAFGLTSDTARGIRLIFQPVLVLWALWSTGAWHAFRTRR
- a CDS encoding LamB/YcsF family protein, producing the protein MTVDLNSDLGEGFGRWSLGDDARMLEIVSSANIACGFHAGDPVGIRETVRGAVASGVTIGAHVGYRDLAGFGRRNMDVASADLVADVIYQIGALQAITRAEGGEVTYVKPHGALYNMIAHDERQARDVVEAVAAVDARLVLLGLPGSVVLREAEARGLPTATEAFADRAYTPEGTLVSRREPGSVLHDADDIARRMVTLVTEGTVTAIDGSVVSVRADSLCVHGDSPGATEMAARVREALTEAGIGIESFAPTLGGSGLSGDGRASATGSVVPS
- a CDS encoding GntR family transcriptional regulator produces the protein MTQRPAASRAVVPPSSDDEVLDRAETVAAGIRAAIISGEYTPGSRLSEAALVEDFGVSRNTLREALRMLTQEGLLVRRPHAGVIVAVPSLASIIDIYRVRRMIEVQALRSAPSRHPAGRALSAAVDSALAAREAGDWATVGTANMEFHRAIVSLADSARLDRVYANVSAELRLAFGLVDDPEYLHAPYVDRNVSVLRSYTDGRSDEAADDLDAYLVQSERTLLAAYARRDRDAH